AGACGACCGTGTCTTTAATGTTCCGATTACCTCGTTGTCCAGGGCGGATCAGGACTACGTAACGGGGAAATTAAAACGAGGTGAGACCGACCCTTATATTGTAAATAGCAACTCCCGGTTGGAGGAATTAAGCAAGTCCCAGGGCCCTCGTCCTGTTTCTATTGGTGTGGGCGCGGTTCCGGATCGCACAAAGATTCCATCATTAGGTAAAGAGGAAATCGGAGAAAGATATCCATTCATCTATTCAACGTTTTTGAATATTCTTATATGGTGGGGTGAAACGATTGCCCCGGAGATCATGCCCCATCAACGCAGGGATTCCTCAATCGAGCGAATTGCGGAGGATGTGGAACGCTATTTTGATCATAAATCCTGGTTTTATGGTTCTCTGGATCGGTATGCTGGAAAATATTCGAAGAGAAATTTGAAAGGATATGTTATCGTGAGCCACGGGAGGACCCATGCTCCGAGTCTTGAGGAACTCTCCAAGCTGACCGAAGGCTGGTATGGCGTGATTGCATGTTATCAACAGTACAAGCCGAACGCATCCGGAAGATTAAGACCTGTGAGAAGCCACTACTTTACATTTGTTGGTGTTCAGGGGCGTTCGCTGCTACAGAACTACATGGGAGTGCAGTATTCTTTTCTGATGAAAGATAAATTATTAGCCGGTAGTCGTCTTGATGAAAACAAACGTCTGCGCCTGGCCAACTACAAGAAGGAGGGTTACCTTGAGGTGACGAATCCGGCACTTGTTCCGGGTAATCTCTTCGGAGAGGATGATGTGGTTGTGCTTGAGTCTGTCCTGGCTCTCGAATTATTGAAAATTCCTGAGAGGGAAGACTAAGACAAGTGGTTCGATACGACTAATATCTCCTACAGAAGGTGTGTTCTGGTAAATTGATGGTAGCGATGGCTCGGCAGTGCCGTCGATTGTCGGGCCGGGGTAAAAAAAAGGTGCTTCCCGAAGGAAGCACCTGAAAGAGTGGTTGGAGTCTTATTAGGACTCGGGGAGAATGACTTTGTCGATCACGTGGATGATGCCGTTACTGGCCTTCACATCAGTTTTTACGACGTTTGCACCTTCGACCATAACCTTGCCGTCCTTGACGGTAATTGTAGCGGTCTGGCCGTTGACGGTAGGTGCTTCACCAGCTTTGACGTCCTTGGCTTTTACCTTGGCCGGGACCACGTGGTAGGTAAGGATGGCGACCAACTGATCTTTATTCTCGGGTTTCAGGAGGCTCGCAACCGTTCCCTCCGGTAATGCGGCGAACGCTTCGTCCGTCGGGGCGAACACTGTAAACGGACCTTCGCCACTGAGTGTCTCGACAAGACCTGCCGCTTTGACCGCAGCAACAAGTGTTTCGAAACTACCTGCAGCCACAGCTGTCTCAACGATGTTGGCTTTTTTCTTGTGAGATGATTTGTCGCTGTGTCCGCCTGCGCCGCAGCTGCCACAGTGTGCATACAATCCCGCTGCCGGGATTGCCAAACTCGCAACGATAAGTGTGATAATTGTCTTATTCATTTCTATTCCCTTATTTGGTTTTCTGTTTATTTGCGATGTTGCGTGTTAGGAATAACTAGTCGCCAGCATCGTTATATACTTACAGAAAACCTTTCTGTATCTTCGGGGGCCTGGAGCCATTGCCGATGAATGATTGAATCGAGGGCAGGCTCTCGTCGCATGCCGGTGGCCTTTCGCCGCCGCTTAATCGCCGCTGCTGGTGTCCATGATTTCCGTACCGGCTTGAGCGGTCGCGATCATGGCACTGTTCAAGCGGTTGCGCAGAACGAAGTAGGCTATCATCGCCGGGATGCCGATGGTCAGTCCGGTGGCCGTGGTAATCAAGGCTTCCCCGATGTCACCGGCCAGCAGTTCCGGTCGTCCCATCCCGCCGCGCCCGATGGTCTGGAAGGCGCTGATCATGCCGCTGACTGTGCCAAGTAGTCCGATCATCGGTGCGACCGAAGCCACAACATTCAGGTAGGTCACCCATTGGCTGACGGAGTTTTCTTCCGCTTCCAGATTTTCCACAAAAAGCGCTTCGGCCTTCTCCCTGTCCTGGTCCAGTTTCGGAATGGTGGGGGCAAGGGCCCGACCAAGTAGGGTATTGTTCGAGCTGAGGGCGGCGGTACATTCTTTAACCGAGCCATCGGAAAGGTGCTTGCTCGCAGAGTCGGTTTGTTCTTTTGTGTAGAACTTGCCTCTTTGGGTTTCTTTCCATGCGTAAAAAATCAGGAAGAACATTACGAGTGAGCAGATTCCGAGCGGATACATCGCCCATCCGCCCTGTTGAATCAATCCCCACAAGCTGAGATTGGCTTCCGTTGTTACCTTGGCCGATTCGGCACTCTGCGCCGAAAGACTGCAGATGGAAAGTATTAGAGCACAGGTAATGCGAAGGGAGTGTTTATTTAGCTTCATTTTCAGCAAGGTGTTCTTCGATTTTATTCAGGTAGGGTTTCAGGGTTGAATCTCCCTGTGGCCAAAGGAACCCACGCCCTTGCATCTCTGCAAAGAGAGTTGCTGCGTAATCACGTTCACGCAGTTCCATTGCTGCGCAGATGGCGACCGCATAGCAGTGAGCCAGTTTGTCTTTAGGGAGTAGCGAGGAAAAAACGATCGGTTGCAGTGCGATTTCAAGCGCCCTTTCGTATTCGGCGTGACGCAGGTGCTGGCATCCCAGAACATAGTGGCCAAGGGCACTCTTACCGTAGGGAGTTCTGTTATGGACGAAATTTTCAGCCAGGGGAATCGCTTCTTCGTATAGCTCCAGCTTCTGGTAGCTTTCTAAAATTGCATTATCCAGAGCGCGCAGTGCCGCCGGGTTCTTGAGCTGCGGGCGTAGTCGTGCGCTGGCGCCAATGGCTCGCGCCGGATCGGGTGAATCAAGGATCAGCTGAATGTAGAGAACAAAGAAATTGGACTCACTTGTGGGCATGACATGCAGCAGCGTCTTGCGTTGCTGATAAAGCAGGTCCATCAACTCCAGAGCTTTTTCCGGCTTGCCGCTCTCCATCCATTCGATCGCGAGGCTCTTATAGCTCTCACCGGGAATTTCGATTCGCCCGACTTCGTCATGGTTGAATGTGAAGATAATTTCGCCGGCTCCTTCAGCAGCTGCAATTTGTATTTGTTCTTCGGTGACAGTGACCGGGTGGCCTGCGATGGCTTGGCCGTTCTTCAGGTGACACGTGATTGGGGAGTTTAGTTCTTGTTCAATCGTATCACGCTCAGGCGGAGCGATCCCTCTACCAAAACATACCATTGGTATGATCAGAAAGAAAACGGTCGCGGTGTGTTTCACTGTCTGGCCTCCTTTTCTGTATGAGGTTCATTTTGTTCGGCCAAGGCACTCCGTTCCCGCGCCTTCCGCTCCCACTGTGGTTGTCTGGCTTCGGCTAATTCGTATTGTTCAAAGTCTTTTAGTCGTTCGTCGCGCAACATTTCCAGCACGGTATTGTGCGCAGCGATCGGATCGTCGATCCTTTCGAACAGCAGGGCACTCTCCCAGTAGGCCTCGGCAAGTAGCTCAGGGTAAGCGCGGTAGAGTGTATAGATGCGCTGCCAGTAGGGGATCGCACGCTTGGGGTCGCCCCGGTCGGTTTCAATGCGTGCCAATCCCGCCAAAGCTCTGGCATGAGGTCGTCCCCGCATTGCCTTGAGTTGCAGGATTTCGTTTAAACCTTCGGTCGCCGCATCGTAGAGCCCTTGCCGCCGGAGCACATCCGCTGCCAATATCCGGCTATCGGCTGCCAGTGGATGTGTGGGTGTTTCTTCGAGGAAGCGCACGAGCCAGCGGCGGCTTTCATCAAGACGGTCCGCCTGGCTCGCGAGCAATGCTTTGCCGTAAAAGGCGGCAGCGCGTTCAGTCCGTTTAGGGAATTCATTTAAGATACGCTCAAAATAAGCGTCGGCTGCAGAATAACCGCCCTCGGCAAGAACGACTCCAACGGAGGCGAGTGTGACGGCGTCCTGTTGGTCAATCGGGACGATTCGGTGGATGGAAAGCAGGGTGGCATCAGCCCGGGATTCTTTGTTCAGGCGTTGCTGACGAAGAGATTTGAATTGGGTGAGCCGGGCAAACCATGTCAGCTGGCGCTCGGCCAGACTTTCCTCCATCGTTTCCTGCAGCCAAATATTGAAGTCGTCGGCCGCATTTTGTCTGCGGTAAAGCTCGGAATAGGCCGAGAGGATGGACTCGACTGCCCTGGCTTTTGGGTCATTACCAAAACGCTTCAATGCCTCTTCGAAGAGTGTAAAACTTTGCTCGGCCCGGCCTTCCTGTTGAAAGGACCAGCCTATCCAGTAGAGCGCTTCGCTGACCCTTGGCCGTTCATTGGCATCTTCCCGCTCCACGTAGGCAAGCAGGTGTTCCCGGAGCAGGTCGTAACGTTCCAGGGCACGATAGATCTTGGCTGCTTGAAAAACGGCATAGTCGTAGAGTTGCGGTGAATCAGTAGGCACTTGGCGAAAAGCGTGTGCCGCCGTCGCGAGTTCCCCCATGCCCATGTAGATATCTCCTTTCAGTGCCAGCGCTTCGGCGTAGCGATAGTGGCCGGGGAAATCTTCAATGAGGGCTTCCGCCGTCCTCAAAGCATCGGAATGATTACGCA
The Coraliomargarita sinensis DNA segment above includes these coding regions:
- a CDS encoding SHD1 domain-containing protein, whose product is MVKSPVILLVIFFAGSCFGEVRIWTDKSGREIRAEYVSATKYKVKFRRVLDDRVFNVPITSLSRADQDYVTGKLKRGETDPYIVNSNSRLEELSKSQGPRPVSIGVGAVPDRTKIPSLGKEEIGERYPFIYSTFLNILIWWGETIAPEIMPHQRRDSSIERIAEDVERYFDHKSWFYGSLDRYAGKYSKRNLKGYVIVSHGRTHAPSLEELSKLTEGWYGVIACYQQYKPNASGRLRPVRSHYFTFVGVQGRSLLQNYMGVQYSFLMKDKLLAGSRLDENKRLRLANYKKEGYLEVTNPALVPGNLFGEDDVVVLESVLALELLKIPERED
- a CDS encoding fasciclin domain-containing protein, with amino-acid sequence MNKTIITLIVASLAIPAAGLYAHCGSCGAGGHSDKSSHKKKANIVETAVAAGSFETLVAAVKAAGLVETLSGEGPFTVFAPTDEAFAALPEGTVASLLKPENKDQLVAILTYHVVPAKVKAKDVKAGEAPTVNGQTATITVKDGKVMVEGANVVKTDVKASNGIIHVIDKVILPES
- a CDS encoding MotA/TolQ/ExbB proton channel family protein, coding for MKLNKHSLRITCALILSICSLSAQSAESAKVTTEANLSLWGLIQQGGWAMYPLGICSLVMFFLIFYAWKETQRGKFYTKEQTDSASKHLSDGSVKECTAALSSNNTLLGRALAPTIPKLDQDREKAEALFVENLEAEENSVSQWVTYLNVVASVAPMIGLLGTVSGMISAFQTIGRGGMGRPELLAGDIGEALITTATGLTIGIPAMIAYFVLRNRLNSAMIATAQAGTEIMDTSSGD